From the genome of Tachysurus fulvidraco isolate hzauxx_2018 chromosome 14, HZAU_PFXX_2.0, whole genome shotgun sequence:
AGGTGCTGAATGGAGAACATGGAGATTTTGGAAAACCTGAGTGTTGAATTagcttttaataaaatgactaTACCTATTATAAATAAGAAATCAGTTCCATCTCATATTCtcatattgtttttcttttgtgcttCAGCTCACACCTATGAAGTGTCGGTCAGAACAGGTGATATGTATGGATCAAGTACTGATGCCAATGTGTTCCTGACTATCTACGGAGAACTTGGAGACACAGGAGAACGCAAACTCAGCAAATCAGAGACCAACAAAAATAAGTTTCAAAGAGGAGCAGTATGTCTTTTCTTGAACAATATTTCAAATGCAGTATTTCTTAAGCTGGGTTTCTAAGAATCTGTTTTATGCTTAACCATATCttatacaaaagaaaataagaatgcACATAGCATGTTTTGAGTGTTTTGGGTAATTATGGCCCTATATATGCTTTTACACATCAGTTGTTTACTGATTATTCTTTTTAGGTTGATAAATTCAGCATTGAGGCTGTGGACCTTGGGCAAGTTTTTAAGATCAAAATACGGCATGACAATTCTATGATAGGAGCAGACTGGTTCCTAGAGCAGGTGGAAATTGTggatacagacacagaggaaaTCTCCATGTTTTTATGTGAAAGGTGGCtctcgaaaaagaaagaagataaaAGAATTGAGAGAACATTTTATGTCAAGGTGAGAAAGTTTAAATTACTTCATCTGTGTAGGTTTTGTATGCAGTTTTATGATTTCTAAGATTAATGAACAAAAGTAATTATTGTTTTTCAATACTGACTTATCTACCTGAGGTACTTGCCATTCTACCAGGGATATGAAGGTGAAAGGAATCCCCAGAATTCTAAGCCGAGCCTAGACAGCAACatgaacaagaagaaaaagaagaaaaaagcagcaGCTGTAGAGGAGGGTGttggtaaatatatatatatatatacacacacacatatttttagTAATTGTGTATTAAATCTTAAAATTGTTGTTGACTCAAAAACACTTGCATTATGATCATATTATATTATCCAAGAGACTTTTCACTGTCATCTACATAATTATATGTTATTTTCCAATCCACAGTTATCCCATATCACTTTACGGTATCAACAGGATCAGACCGTGATGCTAGTACCACCAGTCGGGTCTTTGTGATCATCTATGGTGTAAATGATCTTGAAACAGATAGACTCTGGCTTGACCTTACTGAAGGGAGGAAATGCTTTGCTGCTAAAACTATGGAACACTTTGAATGTTATGGTTTGGATGTAGAGGAAATCAAAAGAGTCGAGGCAAGACAAAAGCACCATTGATGCCGGTTGTTCTTTGTAATcattctttaaaatcatataaaatctacctgatgttctatttattttctacagtTAGGGCATAATGGTGCTACTCCAGAAAGCTGCTGGTTGGTTGAGGAACTGGCTGTGGCAGTGCCTACCAAAGGCATTAAATATACAATCCCTTGTAACTGCTGGCTTGCCAAGGATAGAGGTGATGGTCTCACATCAAGAGTGTTCAACATACTTGATGCCATCAGTATCAACATAATTCAAAAGGTTATTCATACTTATTCTTAATCTTCTACTTGTTAgtattataaatacagtacattattgTGTTACTGTGCTTTAATATAGTCTATTCTGATTGTAGTAATCAGATAGTAATCAGTAATcaaagacacattttttttcttttggtttagTGTTGAGTGAACACAGCATGATAGTGTCTGATATAAATATAGATCAATTATTTATATGaacttcatcttcagtaagaaCTTAATACTGGTCAGGGTGGTGGTAAATCCAGAGTCTTTCAATGCGAGccaggcaggaatacaccctgaatgagtctatttgaaaatgaatattataaatttgtttgattttgattttacTTAAGCACTGATATCTAGGCACTCAAATCCTTAAACTTATTTCTTTAGGTTGTGTATGAGATTACAGTTGTTACAGGAGACACCCAGTATGCAGGGACAGACACCAAcatatttataactgtatttgGGGCCAATGGGAGCACAGAGGAGATCTTGTTACAAAAGAATGAGAACAGGTGAcagatatttattatttgagCCCTCATTCCCTCAAATAGCCTCAGATGAGCTAATCATAATATGATAAAACTTTTAAGATGGCAATCTACTGCTATTCACTTATCCTAGGTTTGAGAGAGATCAGGCGGACACTTTTAATTTGGAGATAGATGACATTGCTCCGCTTAAAATGTTAAGAGTTCGCATCGATGGGACAGGATGCCGGCCTGATTGGTTCCTTGACAAGGTTAGTTTAAACATCAGGCTGTCATTAATGAGTTGAGTGAGTCTTCAATGTATTACTGGTTACAATTACACAGAAGccaattgtgttttattgtttgacAGTACAATGAGTCACCTGCCGGATACGGTAATCTGGTTGAAGATAGCTGATGATAAACAGTGTTCGGGGTTTATGTTGCATTGTTGTCATTGTCTTCTTGTCATGTTACATGACCTAGATTATCATGAGAAACCCAATCACTGAGGAAGTGTCGCTTTTCACGTATGAGGACTGGCTATCCAAAACAAAAGGGCCAAAGAGGACGAAGGTCTGTGAGCTCCCTGCAGTGGTGGATGATGAGGAGATGGTAGAGAAAACCAGTTATATCATTCAGGTTAAAACCAGTGATATTTTTGGTAGGTCACacatgaatgtttttttgtacataatTTGCATGATTGCATAAATGTAACAAATATTTTGATATACTGATATACTCCCACTTAAATGTTATGTGACATATGTGACCACACTCCCCTCTTCAGGTTATCAAATGAAGTACCCGTGTTTCAGTAGACATGCATGCTGTCACCTTTTTCTAATGGCTACATCATTTTCTAAGGCCTTTTtagataataaaatacatttaaagtgtgcaaaaagaagaagataCACAtcaatttaaaagaagaatacacaaatgaataaagaataacAAACACATTGTTTTCTAGGTGCAGGCACAGATGCTAACGTGTTCATGATTGTGTTTGGGGAGAATGGGGACACGGGCACTCTAGCACTGAAAGACAGCAGCAACAGGAACAAATTTGAGCGGAATCAGGTGGATGTGTTCCACTTTTCAGACATCCTTAGCCTGGGAGAGCTTTGCAAGGTCAGAGTGTGGCATGACAATAAGGGTAAGAACAACTAGAATTTTCACTCAGGCTATGTAGCCATACTTCAGTACAGTTGATCTTGGCCTAATGTTGCCGATATTCTGgtccatttttttcttcttgaattAAGGTCCTGCACCTGGTTGGCACTTAGAAAACATTGATGTAAAAGATGAGTTCATGAGCCAAACTTTTCGATTTCCATGTGACCGCTGGCTGGCCAAAAGTGAGGATGATGGCCAGATTATTCGGGAACTGGCCTGTGCCAACAATGCTATCCTGGACCTCAGTGACAAGACCAGTATGTTTAAAGTGTAATATGTttagtgtaatattgtgtatatttcaTGTGTTTTATGGAAAACCCACACTAAAAATccattttatgttcattgtagaaTATGATATTGACATTACTACAGCCAATTATGAAGGTGCAGGAACAAAGGAGAATGTGTGTTTAGTGCTTGAAGGGAAAAGAGCACGTTCAAAGGAGTTTATGATGGAAAATTCTtcaaagaaaaagagatttGCGAGGTATGAATTTCCACAGTTTGCATCACCTAAAGCAGTGGTTCTCAAAGAGGGAACCTGGGATCTGGCTTCTCTGACCAGTGGGTCATTTATATTGAATGGGTTTAACCCAAAGTTTAACTTATCTTATAAATCATATCACTTTAGTTGTTTTCCATTCCATCTTCACTTGTCATCTTCATGCTTTCATGTGCTGTATAGTTTTTAAAATGATACTTTTCTCGATAATTTAGGGGTGCAACCGACTCATTTGAGTTTTCCTCCAAAGTTCTGGGAGATATTGTTAGCATCTCTTTGATCCATATAACAAAAGATAAAAAGGTGAAGAATGAGGCTTACTGGCATGTTGAGAAGGTGGTGGTGACAGAAGAGGAGCTGGGAAACATGTGAGCTCCCTTTTGTACAAGTGCAATATATAGAATTTCTTAATTTACTTGTATAttaatagcatttttatttcCGTTGTGTCCATCCCAGGTATTTTTTTCATTGTGATGCTCAGATCCCTCTTACTACGAAGAAAGGCGAGTTTGTGACGTTTGAGTGCGTTAAGTGCGTTGAGAGTTTTGCCAGCAAAGTGCGCAATTTGGTTCCCATCAAATATGAGATTATCATCATCACAGGTGATGTGAAGGGTGCTGGGACTGATGCCAATGTCTTCATTACTATCTATGGTGTGAACGGAGACTCAGGGAAGCGTCCGCTGAAGCAGAAGTTTAGGAACTTGTTTGAGAGGGGCCGTACTGACCGATTCCTGTTGGAGATGTTGGACATGGGTGAGCTCCTGAGAGTAAAAGTGGAGCATGACAACACTGGCCGAGCACCAGGCTGGTACCTGGAGTGTGTAGAGATTACAAACACTGCCAACTGGGTGACTACAATCTTTGTTTGTGGAAAGTGGTTGGACAAGACTAAAGCAGATGGGAAAATCGAAAGAATTTTGTACCCCAGATACTGACACTCATACTTTTTTATGACTTGGATTTccattttaaatttacatttttcattttatttgtatttagtattttttaataGACATCAGAACCAATAATTTATCTAAATGAAATAAtggatttgaaataaaagaggccttttaaagcattttttaattttatttgaaaaacacatacaaaaaggTCATATACAAGacaagaaattaaaaaagaaagaacagttTGGGTTAAGCTATGCAACTTTTTGCATCATTAgtaataaatacagtacaaaatcCACCAAAAGTGAAtctaagttgttgttttttttacgcAATATACACTTAATCTAGTTATCGTACATGATGATCATCAAGCTATTGCTTAAATATTGtcaatacatattttttttctactcgactataaaatattaatgtcagaAAACATTGCGCAGTAACAGCAACAGCAGTGTCTTATACAAAGATAGCCACTTCCCTTTCACTGGCAGgttattcaatattttttaacatcagcagcagaaaaaacatcagaaagatttatggtaaaatattttaacatatcTATCCATTCTCATACGTATATTAAAACCTGAGAAAGACATGCATTATAGAGCTTGTGCTTTAGGATCTACTGTTCATTCTGTTTGCAAAACATAATACTATTGCTGTATGTCCAAAATCTTCTAGTGTGGTGGAGCAAGGAAAAAACCTTAAGGCTGGTGGGGAAAATCATATGACAAGGCATGTCATATCATTTCTGAATCATAGGTGTCTGCAAATAAATAGGGAAGTCCAA
Proteins encoded in this window:
- the loxhd1b gene encoding lipoxygenase homology domain-containing protein 1 isoform X2, which gives rise to MSRYLPFYQGYEGERNPQNSKPSLDSNMNKKKKKKKAAAVEEGVVIPYHFTVSTGSDRDASTTSRVFVIIYGVNDLETDRLWLDLTEGRKCFAAKTMEHFECYGLDVEEIKRVELGHNGATPESCWLVEELAVAVPTKGIKYTIPCNCWLAKDRGDGLTSRVFNILDAISINIIQKVVYEITVVTGDTQYAGTDTNIFITVFGANGSTEEILLQKNENRFERDQADTFNLEIDDIAPLKMLRVRIDGTGCRPDWFLDKIIMRNPITEEVSLFTYEDWLSKTKGPKRTKVCELPAVVDDEEMVEKTSYIIQVKTSDIFGAGTDANVFMIVFGENGDTGTLALKDSSNRNKFERNQVDVFHFSDILSLGELCKVRVWHDNKGPAPGWHLENIDVKDEFMSQTFRFPCDRWLAKSEDDGQIIRELACANNAILDLSDKTKYDIDITTANYEGAGTKENVCLVLEGKRARSKEFMMENSSKKKRFARGATDSFEFSSKVLGDIVSISLIHITKDKKVKNEAYWHVEKVVVTEEELGNMYFFHCDAQIPLTTKKGEFVTFECVKCVESFASKVRNLVPIKYEIIIITGDVKGAGTDANVFITIYGVNGDSGKRPLKQKFRNLFERGRTDRFLLEMLDMGELLRVKVEHDNTGRAPGWYLECVEITNTANWVTTIFVCGKWLDKTKADGKIERILYPRY
- the loxhd1b gene encoding lipoxygenase homology domain-containing protein 1 isoform X1, translating into MTTLGEDDGALARDLYPAELQTEVYTPFVPYEIKTFTSDIFGAGTDADVFIVLYGENGVCTHQKYLCVNKRERRMYFERGAEDMFIVELEDVGDIIEKIRIGHDNRGINPGWHLDRVEIRRLLRKGKGSETTIFPCERWLAKSEDDGETVRELVPSDIIIERLLRDGTLKCTETEVEDALETHTYEVSVRTGDMYGSSTDANVFLTIYGELGDTGERKLSKSETNKNKFQRGAVDKFSIEAVDLGQVFKIKIRHDNSMIGADWFLEQVEIVDTDTEEISMFLCERWLSKKKEDKRIERTFYVKGYEGERNPQNSKPSLDSNMNKKKKKKKAAAVEEGVVIPYHFTVSTGSDRDASTTSRVFVIIYGVNDLETDRLWLDLTEGRKCFAAKTMEHFECYGLDVEEIKRVELGHNGATPESCWLVEELAVAVPTKGIKYTIPCNCWLAKDRGDGLTSRVFNILDAISINIIQKVVYEITVVTGDTQYAGTDTNIFITVFGANGSTEEILLQKNENRFERDQADTFNLEIDDIAPLKMLRVRIDGTGCRPDWFLDKIIMRNPITEEVSLFTYEDWLSKTKGPKRTKVCELPAVVDDEEMVEKTSYIIQVKTSDIFGAGTDANVFMIVFGENGDTGTLALKDSSNRNKFERNQVDVFHFSDILSLGELCKVRVWHDNKGPAPGWHLENIDVKDEFMSQTFRFPCDRWLAKSEDDGQIIRELACANNAILDLSDKTKYDIDITTANYEGAGTKENVCLVLEGKRARSKEFMMENSSKKKRFARGATDSFEFSSKVLGDIVSISLIHITKDKKVKNEAYWHVEKVVVTEEELGNMYFFHCDAQIPLTTKKGEFVTFECVKCVESFASKVRNLVPIKYEIIIITGDVKGAGTDANVFITIYGVNGDSGKRPLKQKFRNLFERGRTDRFLLEMLDMGELLRVKVEHDNTGRAPGWYLECVEITNTANWVTTIFVCGKWLDKTKADGKIERILYPRY